One window of the Pleurocapsa minor HA4230-MV1 genome contains the following:
- a CDS encoding L-threonylcarbamoyladenylate synthase yields MVKVSQTELIAGAIAGKVVSFPTDTVPALAVKPELGNLIYQLKRRSANKPLILLGSSIDDLLPYITYNDAELAIWQEIIQQHLPGALTLVLPASDRVPQAINPIDTDTVGIRIPNCPTALEILSQTGVLATSSANISGQDALRTMKAIEQAFPSVLVLENMDLTPGSGLPSTVVIWQEQQWKIIRKGSIVITDY; encoded by the coding sequence ATGGTGAAAGTTTCTCAGACAGAATTGATTGCAGGAGCGATCGCTGGTAAGGTTGTCAGTTTTCCTACTGATACTGTTCCTGCATTAGCAGTAAAGCCAGAGTTGGGTAACTTAATTTACCAATTGAAACGGCGTTCGGCAAATAAACCCCTAATTTTACTGGGAAGCTCGATTGATGATTTGCTTCCTTACATTACTTACAATGATGCTGAGTTAGCAATTTGGCAAGAAATAATCCAGCAACATCTTCCTGGCGCACTTACTTTAGTTCTTCCCGCTTCGGATCGAGTACCCCAAGCAATTAACCCGATCGATACTGATACCGTGGGGATTCGTATTCCCAATTGTCCTACTGCACTCGAAATCTTAAGCCAGACTGGGGTTTTAGCAACTAGTAGTGCCAATATTTCAGGACAAGATGCTCTGCGAACAATGAAGGCGATCGAGCAAGCTTTTCCGTCGGTGTTGGTGCTAGAAAACATGGATTTAACTCCTGGTAGTGGACTTCCTTCTACAGTAGTTATTTGGCAAGAACAGCAATGGAAAATCATCCGTAAGGGGAGTATTGTAATTACTGATTACTGA